The following nucleotide sequence is from Aspergillus luchuensis IFO 4308 DNA, chromosome 1, nearly complete sequence.
ACTGACCTCAACACGGTGACCTTGTTGCCTGAGAGCGATGGCAGTGGCCAGGCCTCCAATACCAGCGCCGGCAATAAGAATGTGAAGGCCTCCTTGGGCGGTGCGTGGGTCAATGCTCCCCATTGTTGCAGATAGGGCAGTGTATCACGTTTGGCTAAAGGTTGCAAACTGGGGACACACTGGTTATTTCGCCATTCAAGAGCGGAGTGTTGCCATGACATACTACACAATTATATCTTTCAAGACAACCCCATGATCTCTTTCACCCCCACAAATTGCCAGGATGAGTCATGTGTGTCCACCGTTAATGCCGGACGGATTTCGGGGTCTGGAGTCGTGATCTCAATCCTCGGCTCAACCACTTCGGCTCCACGTTCGGAGCGGATGCAAGGGAACCGTTGAAATGGCGCAAAACACCGTGAGGGGTAGATACGATGACCTATTTATCCACCCATTTTATTTGACTTCGGTTTTTATACACCGGTTTTATTTCCTCGCTATTGTTCCACTATTCTTCTTGGTAAGGGACAGTATTAACCATCATGCCGAATCCCATCCGCGAAGACATCACTACCCGGGATGATACATCCTTCCCCTACATCTTCGAGCAAAATGTCACCATTGCTTTGAAGGATAAATCGGGTCTTGTCCGATGCAACGTCTACCGgcccaaggagctggaaaaGGCCCCCGTGCTAGTCACTTACGGCCCCTACGGCAAAGATATTCCATACTCGGACTTCCATCCGAAGTCATACAGCGAAGTCAACCCTGAGCATCACTCTGCCCATTCAGCCTGGGAGACTCCCGACCCTGCCTTCTGGACTAAGCATGGCTATGCTGTTGTTCGGGCGGATGAGCGAGGCACTGGCCAATCTCGCGGAAAGCTGGACACCATGTCCCGTGAAACGAGTGAGGCTTTCTTTGATGTGGTCGAATGGGCAGCCGAACAGCCATGGTCCACTGGCAAAGTAGGACTGCTCGGAATTAGTTACTATGCTGGAAGTCAATGGAGAGTCAGTGCGCGGCAACCCAAGGGGCTGTCGTGTATTATCCCGTGGGAGGGCATGTCCGACTACTACCGTGATCGTTGTCGCCACGGAGGTATCCTTTCGAACGCCTTCATCAAATTCTGGTGGGACCGCCAGGTCGTCTCTAACCAGTACGGTCGGCCTGGTCGTGCTGCCCGTAACTGGGGTCCTGATACCATCGAGGGTGATCTTCccgaggaggaattggaagCGAACCGTCAGGACCAGACGATCGACAATGTCAACAACCGATTCCGCGATGATATTTACTATGCTAGTAAGGAGTACACTATGTCCGACATTCAGGTGCCTCTTCTGTCTGTGGCCAACTGGGGTGGCATTCTGCTGCACTTGCGGGGGAATGTGGAGGGCTGGACCCAAGCAGGCAGCGAGTTGAAGTATCTGCGCTTCATCACCGGTCGCCATGACCTGCCTTTCTACTATTCggaagaagtggaagtcCAGCGCAGCTTCTTAGATGCCTTCCTCAAGGGCGAGGATCGCGAGGGATGGTCCACTGGAACAGCCCCGAAGGTTGATTTGGTTCTCCGCAAAGGAGACGTCGGATTCAACAATGCTGAAGCAGAGAAGCAATTCCCTCGCCGGACTGAAAATGAATGGCCCATCGCCCGCACCCAATACACGCGATACTATCTGACCTCCAAGCAAGAGCTGGTAACCACAGCTCCGCAAGAGCGCCCGGTCAAAATCACTTACCCTGCTCTCGGAAATTTGGAGAACCCGCAGCTGGTGCAGTTCACCACTCCGCCATTTGAGAGCGAGACAGAAATTACCGGACACATTGTCGCGCATCTCAATGTGTCGATGAGCCCCCAGCCAGGCTCTCCCACTCCGCAAGATATCGACCTTTTCGTCACGCTGCGGTACATCTCGCCCGAGGGCAAGGAGGTGTTCTACACCGGCACAGCTGGAGACCCAGTGCCTCTCTGCAAGGGCTGGCTGCGTGTCAGTCTGCGCAAGACGGACCCCGAGCATCCTCGCCACCGTCCCTGGCTCCCTCATCGCAACTACTACTCCACGGACGTGCTCCCGGTCATTCCGGGAGAAGTCTACCCGGTCGATGTGGAGGTGTGGCCGACCAACGTAGTCGTCGAGAAGGGAGGAAAGATTATCCTGGAGGTCGCATCTGGCGATACACAAGGATGTGGAATATTCCAGCACAATTCTCCTGTAGACCGGTAAGTTTCTCCCAGGTTTTACTAAGGACCACGTTGCTGACAGAGACAGATCCCCGGAGCGATTCCACGGGCTCAACCATATCAACTTCGGCCACGGAGATAACTATGTTACTTTGCCGATTATTCCCCCACGGGGCTGGCTGGAGGAACTCCGCAGGAAGTAGATCATAGCTTAGATGAGATAATTGGAAATTGAATTTCGTTCTGTCATGCAAGAGCCGAATAACCGATTGAACCACCTTCATAACTTCATCGGGATGTGGTCCCGATGCATCCTCATCGGTATACTATAGTATAGACACAGCATTATATAGCAaacaacatcccatccaAAGCAGTATACCAACATCAAACCAAACAAAGAACTCCTCATTACATTCCAATCAAACCTTCTACACTGCAACCCATTACCACCCAAACCAACACCGCCAAAATGACCGTCACCAAAAACATCCGCCCCCTCTCCCGCTACATAACCACCCAcgaccccaccaccaacaaagccatcttctccaccaccctctcAGAAACCATGCCGGTGCAACAAATCCAAGATTCCGCCAACGCGCAATTCTCCCTGGCCTACACCACCGACTCCTTCCCCGCAAATCTCGCCGACGAGGCCGACATCCCCGCCTACGCCTCCTACCTGACCAACCCCCCGGGAATCACCATCTCCACGGGCTCGGTGTGTCGCATTGTGGATATGCCGCCGCATGCACTGAGTCCGATGCATCGCACGGTGTCGGTGGATTATGGGGTTgtgttggagggggaggttgaGTTGGTGCTGGATTCGGGGGAGAcgaggttgttgaagaggggGGATGTGGCGGTCCAGAGAGGTACGAATCATGCTTGGAGGAATGTTACCCCTGATGGGGagaatggggaggggagctGGGCCAGGATGTTGTATGTGCTGTTGCCGGCGaaggggttgggggaggggttgaaggAGGATTTGGGCGGGATTCAGGTTAGGGATAGTACTTagacttctctttttctaGGGTTGTGGaatgggaggaggatgagaggggaTAGGGGGTGAGGTTGATATAGGGTGTTAAGTGCtagatggaatggaaggatgTCTATAGCTGTCATGCAGATACATAAGAGCTTGagaatctagatatattatggGATCTGTGAGCGCGATCTTTCTGATAGCATGCTGGGTTTTTGATATATTATCGTAAATCATATGCTGATCTGGTACTATATCGTTACTGTTCACGTGGTACATTTACTAAGGGGTAAGAAGGTAGTTGCTTTGAAATGTAACTTGATATTTGTAGAATTCAAACTATTTGTATGGCGTATAGGTAGTACAATACATTTGGTATATGTTAATAGAACGCATAACTGGATTTAAATCAGACATAATCTATACTAAATCAccactctcctccaacctcaTAATGGAAGATCTTATCGTTGATCCTTCCCCCAGTAAAGCGCCAGAGACGCGCAACAGACTGCACATATATCAG
It contains:
- a CDS encoding cupin domain-containing protein (COG:S;~EggNog:ENOG410PP69;~InterPro:IPR014710,IPR011051,IPR013096;~PFAM:PF07883), whose amino-acid sequence is MTVTKNIRPLSRYITTHDPTTNKAIFSTTLSETMPVQQIQDSANAQFSLAYTTDSFPANLADEADIPAYASYLTNPPGITISTGSVCRIVDMPPHALSPMHRTVSVDYGVVLEGEVELVLDSGETRLLKRGDVAVQRGTNHAWRNVTPDGENGEGSWARMLYVLLPAKGLGEGLKEDLGGIQVRDST
- a CDS encoding CocE/NonD family hydrolase (COG:S;~EggNog:ENOG410PHT6;~InterPro:IPR008979,IPR029058,IPR005674,IPR013736, IPR000383;~PFAM:PF02129,PF08530;~go_function: GO:0008239 - dipeptidyl-peptidase activity [Evidence IEA];~go_function: GO:0016787 - hydrolase activity [Evidence IEA]) yields the protein MPNPIREDITTRDDTSFPYIFEQNVTIALKDKSGLVRCNVYRPKELEKAPVLVTYGPYGKDIPYSDFHPKSYSEVNPEHHSAHSAWETPDPAFWTKHGYAVVRADERGTGQSRGKLDTMSRETSEAFFDVVEWAAEQPWSTGKVGLLGISYYAGSQWRVSARQPKGLSCIIPWEGMSDYYRDRCRHGGILSNAFIKFWWDRQVVSNQYGRPGRAARNWGPDTIEGDLPEEELEANRQDQTIDNVNNRFRDDIYYASKEYTMSDIQVPLLSVANWGGILLHLRGNVEGWTQAGSELKYLRFITGRHDLPFYYSEEVEVQRSFLDAFLKGEDREGWSTGTAPKVDLVLRKGDVGFNNAEAEKQFPRRTENEWPIARTQYTRYYLTSKQELVTTAPQERPVKITYPALGNLENPQLVQFTTPPFESETEITGHIVAHLNVSMSPQPGSPTPQDIDLFVTLRYISPEGKEVFYTGTAGDPVPLCKGWLRVSLRKTDPEHPRHRPWLPHRNYYSTDVLPVIPGEVYPVDVEVWPTNVVVEKGGKIILEVASGDTQGCGIFQHNSPVDRSPERFHGLNHINFGHGDNYVTLPIIPPRGWLEELRRK